Proteins from a single region of Oreochromis niloticus isolate F11D_XX linkage group LG7, O_niloticus_UMD_NMBU, whole genome shotgun sequence:
- the LOC100699096 gene encoding LOW QUALITY PROTEIN: transcription factor Maf (The sequence of the model RefSeq protein was modified relative to this genomic sequence to represent the inferred CDS: inserted 1 base in 1 codon) — translation MASELAMSNSDLPTSPLAMEYVNDFDLMKFEVKKEPVEPDRSINQCSRLVAGGSLSSTPMSTPCSSVPPSPSFSAPSPGSGSEQKAHLEDFYWMTGYQQQLNPEALGFSPEDAVEALISSSHQLQTFDGYARGQQFGGAAGAGGAMAGEEMGSAAAVVSAVIAAAAAQNGAPHHHHHHHHHHHTGAHHPSSGSQSSGGPXGNHQHMRLEERFTDEQLVTMSVRELNRQLRGVSKEEVIRLKQKRRTLKNRGYAQSCRYKRVQQRHVLEGEKTQLMQQVDHLKQEISRLARERDAYKEKYEKLISTGFRENGGSSSDNNPSSPEFFM, via the exons ATGGCATCAGAGCTGGCAATGAGCAACTCCGACCTGCCCACCAGTCCCCTGGCCATGGAATATGTTAATGACTTCGATCTGATGAAGTTTGAAGTGAAAAAGGAGCCGGTGGAGCCCGATCGCAGCATCAACCAGTGCAGCCGCCTGGTCGCCGGGGGATCCCTATCTTCCACCCCGATGAGCACGCCTTGCAGCTCGGTTCCCCCTTCTCCAAGCTTCTCGGCGCCCAGTCCGGGATCAGGGAGCGAACAGAAGGCGCACTTGGAGGATTTCTACTGGATGACCGGGTACCAACAGCAGTTGAACCCCGAAGCTCTGGGTTTTAGCCCGGAGGACGCCGTAGAGGCGCTGATCAGCAGCAGTCATCAGCTCCAGACCTTCGATGGCtatgccagagggcagcagttCGGCGGCGCAGCCGGCGCGGGGGGCGCAATGGCCGGGGAGGAGATGGGATCAGCGGCCGCAGTGGTGTCCGCGGTTATCGCTGCAGCCGCAGCTCAGAACGGGgctccccaccaccaccaccatcatcaccaccaccaccacacaggGGCACACCACCCCTCCTCCGGGTCTCAGTCCAGCGGCGGCC GGGGAAACCACCAACACATGCGCTTGGAAGAGCGGTTCACGGACGAGCAGCTGGTGACCATGTCGGTGCGGGAACTGAACCGGCAGCTGCGGGGGGTCAGCAAGGAAGAGGTGATCCGTCTGAAACAGAAGAGGAGGACGCTAAAGAACAGAGGCTATGCCCAGTCCTGTCGGTACAAGCGGGTCCAGCAGCGGCACGTTCTGGAGGGAGAGAAGACGCAACTCATGCAGCAGGTGGACCACCTCAAGCAGGAGATCTCCCGGCTGGCCAGGGAGAGGGACGCCTACAAGGAGAAATACGAGAAGCTGATCAGCACCGGCTTCAGAGAAAACGGAGGATCCAGCAGCGATAACAACCCTTCTTCCCCGGAGTTTTTCATGTGA